The following is a genomic window from Candidatus Desulfatibia profunda.
AACCAAGAGTTGAACGAACTGGTTCGTGAAATGCAAAACCTTAGCCGGGTTTTTCTGATTTCTCTTTTATTTGGGTCGCCCATTAAAGGGTATGTCAAGAGAAAAAACACCAGCAGCCGAAAAAGAAAAATGAGGGCAGTTTTTTCCATAATATTTGTTAAAGCTTAAAGTTGCATACGCTTTGCCAACAATCGATTTTGGGTGAATATATTTGAACTACCGCGGCAAATCAAATAGAAAAGATGTGGTGGGTCCAAAATGTAAAAAGGGATTAAAATTGCGGTATAAATTCAAGCCGCTTTGGGCAACAGCCCGTCAAGATGTGACACCATTTACTGTTTGGTCCTCATCTGCCACGCCCTTGTCCTCCTCTGCCACCACCGTATCCTCCTCTACTACCGCGACTTTCGGTGCGAGGGCGAGCCTCATTCACGTTAAGCGTTCTTCCTTTTAGCTCTTTGCCATTTAGGCCATCGATTGCAGACTGCCCTTCAGCTTTAGAGGCCATCTCCACGAATCCAAATCCTTTTGATCGACCACTATACTTGTCTTTTATAATGGTTGCGGATTCAACCTGCCCGAATTGATCAAAAGCCAGCCGTAAGTCCTCTTCGGTGACCTCGTACGACAA
Proteins encoded in this region:
- a CDS encoding RNA-binding protein is translated as MKIYVGNLSYEVTEEDLRLAFDQFGQVESATIIKDKYSGRSKGFGFVEMASKAEGQSAIDGLNGKELKGRTLNVNEARPRTESRGSRGGYGGGRGGQGRGR